From a single Triplophysa rosa linkage group LG1, Trosa_1v2, whole genome shotgun sequence genomic region:
- the sh3gl3a gene encoding endophilin-A3a isoform X1, whose product MSVAGFKKQLHKASQLLSEKISGAEGTKLDEDFMEMERKIEVTNKSVFDLITKTTEYLQPNPASRAKLGMLNTVSKIRGQVKSTGYPQTEGLLGDCMLRYGRELGEESTFGCALVEIGEAMKQMADIKDALDINVKQNFIDPLQTLQDKDLKEIVHHLKKLEGRRLDFDYKKKRQGKIPDEEIKQAVEKFEESKELAERSMFNFLENDVEQVSQLSALIEAALDYHRQSLEILEELNGKLQNSIATTSSRPKKEFKPKSIMSSLETVQNQHNGLSHTSSVKTTDIQVNHTVNGKTDYFTHTISQTWPESPNGNTCSTQIETHMDQPCCRSLYDFEPENEGELGFKEGDIIILTNQIDENWYEGMINGESGFFPINYVEVLVPLPQ is encoded by the exons TTGCTGAGCGAGAAGATAAGCGGCGCTGAGGGGACCAAGCTCGATGAAGACTTTATGGAAATGGAGCGG AAAATAGAAGTCACCAACAAGTCCGTTTTTGACCTTATAACCAAAACCACAGAATACCTCCAACCAAACCCAG CATCGAGAGCCAAACTGGGAATGCTGAACACGGTGTCTAAAATCCGAGGGCAGGTGAAGTCGACGGGCTATCCTCAGACCGAAGGGCTCTTAGGAGACTGCATGCTGCGATACGGACGAGAGCTGGGGGAGGAGTCGACTTTCG GCTGTGCACTGGTGGAAATCGGTGAAGCCATGAAGCAGATGGCCGATATTAAAGACGCCCTCGATATCAACGTGAAACAGAACTTCATCGATCCACTACAGACCCTTCAGGACAAAGATCTCAAAGAGATCGTG CATCACCTGAAGAAGCTGGAGGGTCGACGGTTAGATTTCGACTATAAGAAGAAGCGTCAGGGCAAGATTCCCGATGAGGAGATCAAACAGGCTGTGGAGAAGTTTGAGGAGTCCAAAGAACTCGCCGAGAGGAGCATGTTCAACTTTTTGGAGAACGAT GTGGAGCAAGTGAGTCAGTTATCAGCTCTCATTGAGGCCGCACTGGATTACCATCGACAGTCCTTAGAGATCCTGGAAGAACTTAACGGCAAATTACAAAACAG TATAGCTACGACAAGCAGTCGGCCCAAGAAAGAGTTCAAGCCAAAGTCGATCATGTCCAGTCTGGAGACGGTCCAGAATCAACACAATGGACTGTCCCACACCTCATCTGTCAAAACCACAG ATATTCAAGTCAACCACACTGTAAATGGAAAAA CTGATTATTTCACCCACACAATAAGTCAAACATGGCCTGAAAGCCCCAACGGTAATACCTGTAGCACAC AAATAGAGACACACATGGACCAGCCCTGCTGTCGATCTCTGTACGACTTCGAGCCGGAGAACGAGGGCGAGCTGGGCTTTAAAGAAGGTGACATCATCATCCTCACCAATCAGATCGATGAGAACTGGTACGAAGGCATGATCAACGGCGAATCGGGCTTCTTCCCCATAAACTACGTAGAGGTACTGGTGCCTCTCCCTCAATGA
- the sh3gl3a gene encoding endophilin-A3a isoform X3, which translates to MSVAGFKKQLHKASQLLSEKISGAEGTKLDEDFMEMERKIEVTNKSVFDLITKTTEYLQPNPASRAKLGMLNTVSKIRGQVKSTGYPQTEGLLGDCMLRYGRELGEESTFGCALVEIGEAMKQMADIKDALDINVKQNFIDPLQTLQDKDLKEIVHHLKKLEGRRLDFDYKKKRQGKIPDEEIKQAVEKFEESKELAERSMFNFLENDVEQVSQLSALIEAALDYHRQSLEILEELNGKLQNSIATTSSRPKKEFKPKSIMSSLETVQNQHNGLSHTSSVKTTDIQVNHTVNGKTDYFTHTISQTWPESPNGNTCSTPRFVIYKPVRFSTHRI; encoded by the exons TTGCTGAGCGAGAAGATAAGCGGCGCTGAGGGGACCAAGCTCGATGAAGACTTTATGGAAATGGAGCGG AAAATAGAAGTCACCAACAAGTCCGTTTTTGACCTTATAACCAAAACCACAGAATACCTCCAACCAAACCCAG CATCGAGAGCCAAACTGGGAATGCTGAACACGGTGTCTAAAATCCGAGGGCAGGTGAAGTCGACGGGCTATCCTCAGACCGAAGGGCTCTTAGGAGACTGCATGCTGCGATACGGACGAGAGCTGGGGGAGGAGTCGACTTTCG GCTGTGCACTGGTGGAAATCGGTGAAGCCATGAAGCAGATGGCCGATATTAAAGACGCCCTCGATATCAACGTGAAACAGAACTTCATCGATCCACTACAGACCCTTCAGGACAAAGATCTCAAAGAGATCGTG CATCACCTGAAGAAGCTGGAGGGTCGACGGTTAGATTTCGACTATAAGAAGAAGCGTCAGGGCAAGATTCCCGATGAGGAGATCAAACAGGCTGTGGAGAAGTTTGAGGAGTCCAAAGAACTCGCCGAGAGGAGCATGTTCAACTTTTTGGAGAACGAT GTGGAGCAAGTGAGTCAGTTATCAGCTCTCATTGAGGCCGCACTGGATTACCATCGACAGTCCTTAGAGATCCTGGAAGAACTTAACGGCAAATTACAAAACAG TATAGCTACGACAAGCAGTCGGCCCAAGAAAGAGTTCAAGCCAAAGTCGATCATGTCCAGTCTGGAGACGGTCCAGAATCAACACAATGGACTGTCCCACACCTCATCTGTCAAAACCACAG ATATTCAAGTCAACCACACTGTAAATGGAAAAA CTGATTATTTCACCCACACAATAAGTCAAACATGGCCTGAAAGCCCCAACGGTAATACCTGTAGCACAC CACGTTTCGTTATCTACAAACCTGTACGCTTTTCAACTCACCGTATTTGA
- the sh3gl3a gene encoding endophilin-A3a isoform X2, translated as MSVAGFKKQLHKASQLLSEKISGAEGTKLDEDFMEMERKIEVTNKSVFDLITKTTEYLQPNPASRAKLGMLNTVSKIRGQVKSTGYPQTEGLLGDCMLRYGRELGEESTFGCALVEIGEAMKQMADIKDALDINVKQNFIDPLQTLQDKDLKEIVHHLKKLEGRRLDFDYKKKRQGKIPDEEIKQAVEKFEESKELAERSMFNFLENDVEQVSQLSALIEAALDYHRQSLEILEELNGKLQNSIATTSSRPKKEFKPKSIMSSLETVQNQHNGLSHTSSVKTTEIETHMDQPCCRSLYDFEPENEGELGFKEGDIIILTNQIDENWYEGMINGESGFFPINYVEVLVPLPQ; from the exons TTGCTGAGCGAGAAGATAAGCGGCGCTGAGGGGACCAAGCTCGATGAAGACTTTATGGAAATGGAGCGG AAAATAGAAGTCACCAACAAGTCCGTTTTTGACCTTATAACCAAAACCACAGAATACCTCCAACCAAACCCAG CATCGAGAGCCAAACTGGGAATGCTGAACACGGTGTCTAAAATCCGAGGGCAGGTGAAGTCGACGGGCTATCCTCAGACCGAAGGGCTCTTAGGAGACTGCATGCTGCGATACGGACGAGAGCTGGGGGAGGAGTCGACTTTCG GCTGTGCACTGGTGGAAATCGGTGAAGCCATGAAGCAGATGGCCGATATTAAAGACGCCCTCGATATCAACGTGAAACAGAACTTCATCGATCCACTACAGACCCTTCAGGACAAAGATCTCAAAGAGATCGTG CATCACCTGAAGAAGCTGGAGGGTCGACGGTTAGATTTCGACTATAAGAAGAAGCGTCAGGGCAAGATTCCCGATGAGGAGATCAAACAGGCTGTGGAGAAGTTTGAGGAGTCCAAAGAACTCGCCGAGAGGAGCATGTTCAACTTTTTGGAGAACGAT GTGGAGCAAGTGAGTCAGTTATCAGCTCTCATTGAGGCCGCACTGGATTACCATCGACAGTCCTTAGAGATCCTGGAAGAACTTAACGGCAAATTACAAAACAG TATAGCTACGACAAGCAGTCGGCCCAAGAAAGAGTTCAAGCCAAAGTCGATCATGTCCAGTCTGGAGACGGTCCAGAATCAACACAATGGACTGTCCCACACCTCATCTGTCAAAACCACAG AAATAGAGACACACATGGACCAGCCCTGCTGTCGATCTCTGTACGACTTCGAGCCGGAGAACGAGGGCGAGCTGGGCTTTAAAGAAGGTGACATCATCATCCTCACCAATCAGATCGATGAGAACTGGTACGAAGGCATGATCAACGGCGAATCGGGCTTCTTCCCCATAAACTACGTAGAGGTACTGGTGCCTCTCCCTCAATGA